A part of Streptomyces sp. NBC_01210 genomic DNA contains:
- a CDS encoding SpoIIE family protein phosphatase — protein MSNDIPPIEELTGGAGAATDAGGWLGVLPVALVATGADGRIVRWDPVAQELLGYRAPEVVGRHVVELLHPGADRSLGRSLWQAAAAGHGVMGVVTAWHRDGHPLELEIWACPVPGGDRSPGVLVFAADASAARRVRGSSAVWDGLFARSPVGIAVFDTQLRFLQVNPALQAMNGLPEAAHVGRRLAQVLPEVNAGEMEEVMRRVLADGEPVLDFRRIGRTPADLDRDRVWSCSFVRLEDAHGLPIGVTASIIDITAQQQAQAEAAASRRGLALLNEAGIRIGTTLELERTAQELAEVAVPHLADVVIVDVLETVAAGATPGPGLVGGATLRRVGKAPLSGSPVADVLAPLGQTLSFPAAAPYTQALVQRQPFLIAHLDNRAVAGAARHTAKPERLLHMGVHSFMIAPMVARGVVLGMASFCRVGTARPFDSNDVTLAGDLAARAAVCVDNARMYSREHDTAVILQRSMLPQHVTPPPGIEIAHRYLPASDVNEVGGDWYDVIALPDGKTALLIGDVMGHGTTAAAVMGRLSSSVRALARLDLPAVELLHHLEAALADLSDPLLATFLYAVCDPRTGHCQITRAGHPPPAVVAPDGTARLLQLPAGVPLGVGGIDFTTTEVDLAPGSLLVLYTDGLIEARGRDIDERLAELTHLLTGTTPLADLCDTLLSHLAPASADDDIALLIARIGSPDAGQHGNAGAATSSVRDMREPNA, from the coding sequence ATGAGCAATGACATTCCTCCGATCGAGGAGTTGACCGGCGGCGCTGGTGCGGCCACAGATGCCGGCGGCTGGCTGGGTGTGCTGCCGGTGGCGCTGGTGGCCACCGGCGCCGACGGCCGCATCGTGCGGTGGGATCCGGTGGCGCAGGAGCTGCTGGGCTACCGGGCGCCGGAGGTTGTGGGGCGGCATGTGGTGGAGCTGCTGCATCCGGGCGCGGACCGGAGCCTGGGCCGGTCGCTGTGGCAGGCGGCTGCCGCGGGCCACGGTGTGATGGGCGTGGTCACGGCCTGGCACAGGGACGGGCATCCGCTGGAGCTGGAGATCTGGGCATGTCCGGTCCCGGGCGGTGATCGCAGCCCAGGGGTGCTGGTCTTTGCCGCCGACGCCTCCGCCGCCCGCCGGGTGCGGGGGTCTTCGGCCGTGTGGGACGGACTGTTCGCCCGCTCTCCGGTCGGGATCGCGGTGTTCGACACGCAGCTGCGGTTCTTGCAGGTCAACCCTGCCTTGCAGGCGATGAACGGCCTCCCGGAGGCTGCGCATGTGGGGCGGCGCCTGGCGCAGGTGCTGCCGGAAGTGAATGCGGGGGAGATGGAGGAGGTGATGCGCCGGGTTCTGGCCGACGGTGAGCCGGTGCTGGACTTTCGCCGCATCGGAAGGACCCCGGCCGACCTCGACCGCGACCGGGTGTGGTCGTGCTCGTTCGTCCGACTGGAGGATGCCCACGGCCTGCCGATCGGGGTCACCGCATCGATCATCGACATCACCGCTCAGCAGCAGGCTCAGGCGGAGGCGGCAGCAAGCCGCCGCGGGCTCGCTCTGCTGAATGAAGCCGGCATCCGGATCGGGACAACACTGGAGCTGGAACGGACCGCGCAGGAGCTGGCCGAGGTGGCGGTGCCCCACCTTGCCGACGTGGTCATCGTCGATGTTCTGGAAACAGTCGCCGCCGGCGCCACACCTGGCCCCGGGCTGGTCGGCGGCGCAACGCTGCGCCGCGTGGGCAAAGCACCACTCAGCGGCTCCCCGGTCGCCGATGTCCTGGCACCGCTGGGCCAGACCCTGTCATTCCCGGCTGCCGCCCCCTACACCCAAGCCCTCGTCCAGCGGCAGCCCTTCCTGATCGCCCACTTGGACAATCGGGCGGTAGCGGGTGCGGCTCGCCACACCGCCAAGCCCGAGCGGCTGCTGCACATGGGCGTGCACTCGTTCATGATCGCGCCCATGGTCGCCCGTGGCGTGGTGCTGGGCATGGCGTCCTTCTGCCGGGTCGGCACAGCGAGACCCTTCGATTCCAACGACGTCACACTCGCCGGAGACCTGGCCGCCCGTGCGGCGGTGTGCGTCGACAACGCGCGCATGTACAGCCGGGAGCATGACACCGCTGTGATCCTTCAGCGCAGCATGCTGCCGCAGCATGTGACGCCGCCGCCGGGGATCGAGATCGCCCACCGTTACCTGCCGGCCAGCGACGTCAACGAGGTCGGCGGGGACTGGTACGACGTGATCGCGCTCCCCGACGGGAAGACCGCGCTGCTGATCGGGGACGTGATGGGCCACGGCACCACCGCTGCGGCTGTCATGGGGCGGTTGTCCAGCTCCGTGCGGGCGCTCGCCCGTCTCGACCTTCCCGCCGTCGAGCTCCTGCACCACTTGGAGGCCGCACTCGCCGACCTCTCCGACCCGCTGCTGGCCACCTTCCTCTACGCCGTCTGCGACCCGCGCACCGGCCACTGCCAGATCACCCGGGCCGGTCACCCGCCGCCTGCCGTCGTCGCCCCCGACGGCACCGCGCGCCTGCTGCAACTGCCTGCGGGAGTACCTCTGGGCGTCGGTGGCATCGACTTCACCACCACCGAGGTGGACCTGGCTCCGGGCAGCCTTCTCGTCCTGTACACCGACGGCCTCATAGAAGCCCGGGGCCGCGACATCGACGAACGCCTTGCCGAACTCACCCACCTGCTCACCGGCACCACACCGCTGGCCGACTTGTGCGACACCCTGCTCAGCCACCTCGCCCCCGCCTCCGCCGACGACGACATCGCCCTGCTCATCGCACGCATCGGCAGCCCCGACGCCGGGCAACACGGGAATGCCGGCGCAGCGACCAGTTCTGTGAGGGACATGCGGGAGCCGAACGCCTGA
- a CDS encoding LysR family transcriptional regulator, which produces MTVTQLSTFVLVARLGSVGAAARTLDVSESAVSQALTALRTHFGDPLIRRTGGGGMRLTPAGARLLPIASRMVALSADTEAAVRAARGAPDELRVVATSTLAEFVLPSLVEAFDGRSGRRTETSFGVAAGNEIRVLVENRLADVALGPYLGAVRRGELVSEPLFRTQLVVVTGARSPRPPGPPPQWSWLVDSSGTDPDADSGRLLRRLGVAEGHVWVFPNQAATWAAAAEGAGVAPALAHLVSPRIRRDELRMLETPATPSDATWHATVLQPEHRSLATDAFLHFLHTPAATRIMRAPGAGVPPSQFRPPVYVTLWGR; this is translated from the coding sequence GTGACCGTCACACAGCTCAGCACCTTCGTGCTGGTTGCCCGGCTCGGTTCGGTGGGAGCCGCCGCGCGGACTCTGGACGTGAGCGAGTCCGCGGTGTCGCAGGCGCTCACCGCGCTGCGCACCCACTTCGGCGATCCGCTCATCCGGCGCACCGGCGGCGGTGGGATGCGTCTGACGCCCGCGGGGGCGCGGCTGCTGCCGATTGCGTCGCGGATGGTCGCGCTGAGCGCGGATACCGAGGCGGCAGTGCGGGCGGCGCGGGGTGCGCCCGACGAGTTGCGGGTCGTCGCCACGAGCACGCTGGCCGAGTTTGTGCTCCCGTCGCTCGTGGAGGCCTTCGACGGCCGCTCGGGGCGCAGGACCGAGACCTCGTTCGGGGTGGCCGCCGGCAACGAGATACGTGTGCTGGTGGAGAACCGGCTGGCCGACGTCGCCCTCGGGCCGTATCTTGGCGCCGTCCGCAGGGGCGAACTGGTCAGCGAGCCGCTGTTCCGCACCCAGCTGGTCGTGGTGACCGGCGCCAGGTCGCCGAGGCCGCCCGGTCCGCCGCCGCAGTGGTCGTGGCTGGTCGATTCCTCCGGAACCGATCCAGACGCGGACTCCGGGCGGCTGCTGCGTCGGCTCGGTGTGGCCGAGGGGCACGTGTGGGTCTTCCCCAACCAGGCCGCGACCTGGGCGGCCGCCGCCGAGGGCGCGGGGGTGGCACCAGCGTTGGCCCATCTGGTGTCGCCCCGCATCCGGCGTGACGAGCTGCGCATGCTGGAGACCCCAGCCACTCCGTCGGACGCCACGTGGCACGCCACCGTCCTGCAGCCCGAACACCGTTCCCTGGCCACCGACGCGTTCCTGCACTTCCTGCACACCCCCGCAGCGACCCGCATCATGCGCGCGCCCGGCGCGGGCGTCCCGCCCTCCCAGTTCCGGCCGCCGGTGTACGTCACGCTCTGGGGCCGGTGA
- a CDS encoding FAD binding domain-containing protein, with the protein MQVPAAFQYETATSLEQAIELLTRYGPEARVVAGGHSLLPMMKLRLAQPEALIDINGLGELALIRVDGHELSVGAMVRHAELLASPVVGEHFPILRDAERVIADPLVRNRGTVGGSLCQADPSEDLSAAFSALRATLVAQGPGGRRTIGIREFFLGPYETALDEAELLVEIRVPIRSHASAYRKVERRVGDWAVVAAGAVLEMSDGVITEAGIGLTAVGAPRFVAERAEDFLRGRRPDDEGFVEAGRIASQECKPTADQRGPVDYKRHLAGELTARALRAAAARAQGQEA; encoded by the coding sequence ATGCAGGTTCCAGCTGCCTTCCAGTACGAGACGGCCACCAGCCTCGAGCAGGCGATCGAGCTGCTCACACGGTACGGCCCCGAGGCCCGGGTGGTGGCGGGCGGACACAGCCTGCTGCCGATGATGAAGCTGCGGCTGGCCCAGCCCGAAGCCCTGATCGATATCAACGGCCTCGGCGAGCTGGCGTTGATCCGGGTGGACGGGCACGAACTGTCCGTCGGAGCGATGGTCCGCCACGCGGAGCTGCTCGCCTCGCCGGTCGTCGGCGAGCACTTCCCCATCCTGCGGGACGCGGAACGGGTCATCGCCGATCCGCTCGTACGCAACCGCGGCACCGTGGGCGGCTCGCTGTGCCAGGCCGATCCGTCGGAGGACCTGTCCGCGGCGTTCTCGGCACTGCGGGCGACCCTTGTCGCCCAAGGCCCCGGCGGCAGGCGCACCATCGGGATCAGGGAGTTCTTCCTCGGGCCGTACGAGACCGCGCTGGACGAAGCGGAGCTTCTGGTAGAAATCCGAGTGCCCATCCGCTCGCACGCCAGCGCCTACCGCAAGGTCGAGCGCCGGGTCGGCGACTGGGCGGTCGTCGCCGCAGGAGCGGTGCTGGAGATGTCCGACGGGGTCATCACCGAGGCCGGGATCGGGCTGACCGCAGTGGGTGCCCCACGGTTCGTGGCCGAGCGGGCCGAGGACTTCCTGCGCGGCAGACGGCCGGACGACGAGGGCTTCGTCGAGGCGGGCAGGATCGCCTCGCAGGAGTGCAAGCCGACAGCCGATCAGCGCGGCCCGGTCGACTACAAGCGGCATCTGGCCGGGGAGCTCACCGCGAGGGCGCTGCGCGCCGCGGCCGCCCGCGCCCAGGGGCAGGAGGCGTGA
- a CDS encoding (2Fe-2S)-binding protein has product MRITVNVNGEQHTRDVEPRLLLVHFLRDELGLTGTHWGCDTSNCGVCAVWLDGAPVKSCTVLAVMADGHEVRTVEGLAHGAELDPVQKGFVACHGLQCGFCTPGMMMTARWLLDHNADPSEDDIRKAISGQVCRCTGYENIVRSIRWAAEHEGGARTADAGTEKTPGREEVRT; this is encoded by the coding sequence ATGCGGATCACCGTGAACGTGAACGGCGAGCAGCACACGAGGGACGTGGAGCCCAGGCTGCTGCTGGTGCACTTCCTGCGCGACGAACTCGGGCTCACCGGCACCCACTGGGGCTGCGACACCTCCAACTGCGGGGTGTGCGCCGTCTGGTTGGACGGTGCACCGGTGAAGTCCTGCACCGTGCTCGCGGTGATGGCCGACGGCCATGAGGTGCGGACCGTCGAGGGCTTGGCGCACGGGGCCGAACTCGACCCGGTGCAGAAGGGATTCGTCGCCTGCCACGGGCTGCAGTGCGGCTTCTGCACGCCGGGGATGATGATGACCGCCCGCTGGCTGCTCGACCACAACGCGGATCCGTCCGAGGACGACATCCGCAAGGCCATCTCCGGACAAGTGTGCCGTTGCACCGGTTACGAGAACATCGTGCGCTCCATCCGCTGGGCCGCCGAGCACGAAGGCGGGGCGCGGACCGCCGATGCGGGCACCGAGAAGACGCCCGGCCGCGAGGAGGTGCGGACATGA